A window of the Hordeum vulgare subsp. vulgare chromosome 5H, MorexV3_pseudomolecules_assembly, whole genome shotgun sequence genome harbors these coding sequences:
- the LOC123397878 gene encoding FCS-Like Zinc finger 6-like, translated as MACKNAMRRTTSLTEVAPPSVLAVVLEDEDEDEQARTVVQAEEGGADGGQDWLAALGGGSGAPGTDWLAAYRARAAPARAGLRRNSADYSKVETAAFLRHCGLCRRLLGPGRDTFMYKGEAAFCSLECRQQHITHEEWKDKCTSRSPAPAPATSRGRSGKTDTGGTVAAA; from the exons ATGGCCTGCAAGAacgcgatgaggagaacgacgagCTTGACggaggtcgcgccgccgtccgtgCTGGCGGTGGTgttggaggacgaggacgaggacgagcagGCCAGGACTGTGGTGCAGGCCGAAGAAGGTGGCGCCGACGGGGGGCAGGACTGGCTGGCGGCCCTAGGCGGCGGCAGCGGTGCCCCCGGGACGGACTGGCTCGCGGCGTACCGCGCGCGCGCGGCGCCGGCGCGGGCGGGGCTCCGGCGGAACTCGGCCGACTACTCCAAGGTCGAGACCGCTGCGTTCCTCCGCCACTGCGGCctctgccgccgcctcctcggccCCGGCCGCGACACCTTCATGTACAA GGGCGAGGCGGCCTTCTGCAGCCTCGAGTGCCGGCAGCAGCACATAACGCACGAGGAGTGGAAGGACAAGTGCACGTCAAggtcgccggcgccggcgccggcgaccAGCCGCGGCCGCTCCGGCAAGACAGACACCGGCGGCACGGTGGCGGCGGCCTGA